The nucleotide window CGAGACTCATGTGATTTCCTATTAAGAATCTTATTGGGCTATATATAACGGTTTATGTATTTAACAGTTTATATATGGCTTTAAATTTAGAGTTACCAGGCCTGGTTAATTATTTGGGCGCAAGTTGGTCTGAAAGTGCTTGGCCTTCTTTGAAGTCTAAAGTACCTTCGTAGATTGCACGTCCGGTAATCGCGCCAGTCACGCCGTCGGCTTCAATTTCAGCAAGTTTGCGAATATCGTCTAGGTTAGTGATTCCACCCGATGCGATAATTGGAATGGTTAGGGCTTTGGCGAGTGCTTGGGTCGCTTCAATATTCACACCTTGCATCATGCCGTCACGACCAATGTCTGTATAGATAATGGCTTCTACCCCATCGTTTTCAAACTGTTTGCCAAGTTGTGTCACTTCGTGGTCGGTGACTTCCGCCCAGCCGTTGATGGCTACCATGCCGTCTTTTGCATCTAAACCGACCATAATGTGGCCTGGAAATGCTTTACAGGCTTCGGCGACAAATTCAGGATTGTGAACCGCTTTGGTGCCGATGATACAGTAACTTACGCCCGCATTCAGGTAGGCTTCGATGGTTTGCAAGTCGCGGATACCACCACCAATTTGAATCGGTAGGTTAGGGAAAGCTTGGCGAACCTGGTAGACGGCTTCGCCATTGACCGGTTTGCCGTCAAAAGCACCGTTCAAGTCAACCAT belongs to Thiomicrorhabdus immobilis and includes:
- the hisA gene encoding 1-(5-phosphoribosyl)-5-[(5-phosphoribosylamino)methylideneamino]imidazole-4-carboxamide isomerase; amino-acid sequence: MLLIPAIDLKDGECVRLRQGIMEDATVFSGDIVAMAERWVNQDARRLHMVDLNGAFDGKPVNGEAVYQVRQAFPNLPIQIGGGIRDLQTIEAYLNAGVSYCIIGTKAVHNPEFVAEACKAFPGHIMVGLDAKDGMVAINGWAEVTDHEVTQLGKQFENDGVEAIIYTDIGRDGMMQGVNIEATQALAKALTIPIIASGGITNLDDIRKLAEIEADGVTGAITGRAIYEGTLDFKEGQALSDQLAPK